CATACGCGGTCTCAGCCTGTGGGTGCTGCCCACGAAGCTGAGCTAGGACCGTGAAGTTATCCGCGATGGATTCTGAGCCGGCGGTGCGCCAGTACTCGCGTGTGAATACCGTCTGTTGCAAAGCGGCCGCTAGGACTTGGTCGCGCCGAGCGTTCTGTTGATCTTCGCGCTGGCGCTCTGCCTCGCTCATCTGTCGGCGACGTTGGTTCATTTCCATCAATTGCATCTGCCCTCCGGTAGCCACGCGTAAGACACGGCCGAGGGATTCTGCGACTTCTGATTCTTCGTGCGCCTCCATGATGTCCTCCTAGAGTCCGTGGCCTCGTCCGGTATCCCGGTATCGTCCGAGACGATAATCAAACGGCCGATCAGTAATAGTAGATGTAGTGGCAGTTTCAAGGGTGCGGTTCGCGTGCTCGAGCAGTGCTGCTGTCGAGCGTGCCAACCGGGGTCGTTCAGTCATCAGTTGGGTAGCGGTCATGGCGCGGCCGAGCCGGTTCGCCTGTTGAATCACGGCCAGCCATCCGCGCGTGGAATCCTTGGACGCAAACCGTGCACCAATGCGTACAGCGTAGGCTGCGTTACCGCGTCCTTGGGCCGCCCTAGCGTAGTTCTCACTCAACCGTGCAAAAGCACCCGGCCGGTCTTTCTCGAGTTGCATCGACACCCTCGCGTAAATGTTCGCCAACGTATCCGGACCGGTCTTACCGCTCATCAAGCGCTCCGCCCGGATCGGGTCAAAACCATGCAACTTCATCCTCGGTGCCGGCACATCCTTAACGTTGTGCAGACTCACCAGAGCGGCGACCGCTTCATCATGCTCGCGGCCGCCAAAGCGTTGCTGGATCTGCGGCCACCCCAGGGTCCGGTCAAGCTTCGAGGGCGTGTACCAGATCGTGTGTCCGTCCTCGTTCTTGGCGCCAGCGATCGCGACTTTATACCCGCGCACCTGCGTCCGGGAGCCCTTCTCAAACGACGGAGCAACCCTCACACCTAGGTCCAGTAGCCGCTGCACGTACTGCGCTTCGGTGCTACTGGTTGCCAGTGCTGCGCGCATCCGACGCCGCAACTCAAACGGTGCCGACTGTGGTGCCGCCTCACGGGTGGCACGCGTGCGTTCTGCTGGCTTATCCCCGGCCAAGCCAAGACCTTTCTCTTGGCTCTCCAACTGTTGCAGTCCGAACTCTTTCTCCAACTCCCGACACACCTGCTGGGACCGGTAGAAGTCGTTGTGGACGTTGGCTTTCGTACCGTCCTCACGCACCATCTGCACCACCATATGAATGTGGTCATTACCGTTCTTCGAGGCACCATGATGCACCGCAGCCCAGCGGGATGACTTCGCACCATCGGGGTCAATGAACCCCATCCGGTTCACAAACTCGTTCGCGATCATCGACCACTTCGCGTCATCGATCTTGCCCTCCTCGGCCGCCAACGACAACGAACAATGCCACACTTCCGAACGCGTCGAACCGACCCGAACATTCTTGCCCAATTCCTCATCCCACACAGAAACTGGGGACTCCACTTTCGTCCCGTGAACGCGCTGCGGCTGAGACAACACCGACGCAATCTCAAACGCGTCATAGGAGGACAATTCACCCTCGTGCTCAACCGCCATCAGCACCCGATCATCACCTGCCACCAAGTGCGGATTCTCATGCTCATTAGAACGTCCAGGACCCACCAGATACGCCATCAAACCAGCCATCCGGTCACCACGAGTGATGTTCGGAATCACGACTGGCCACCATCCAAACTCAACGACTCCAACACCACATCCATACGCTTCAAAACACCACGCGCATACGCCAAACTGCCCTGCAACTCCTCCGAAATCTCACCCGTCGCATTCGCCGCCCTAGCGATCTGGTTAATGTTGTTTCCCACCGCCGCAATACCGCGCTGCACCAAGAACAACTCCTTGATCAGCTCGTGCCGCTCCGTGACCGTCTCACCACGAGACGCGCTCAGCGCGGACTCCTTCAGCAACCGCGGAACCGTCACACCCATCGACGCAGCAGCAACCCTAAGCGCAGCATCCTCAGCCACGCTCAACTTCACCTCACGACGAATCGGACGACCACCCGTCACGTTCGCCTGACGCTTCCGATCCATCCAACTCACCTCCAGCACAGTGCAACGCCACACACGAGCAAACCTGCCTCGAGTGTGTCACGAACCCCCGCCACCGGCAAGGGTTCCAAGCGAGTTAGCTCGGCTAAATCTATAGCTTGCTCCGCTCCGCCTCCGCGGGCGGTCCATGCTCAGTCTTACAGATTCTGAGGGTTATCCACATAGACGAATGGCTAATACCCACGCCATTGTTCCGTTCATAGGATGAGTACATGGCCACTCATCAATCCGTTGAAGAAATCCTCGCCAAAGCACGCGAGGAACAAACCAAAAAACTCGACGCCATCAGCGCTCTCGCCACCGCCCGCCAAGCCGTCATCACCGCAGAAGCCAACCACAAGAAGCGACTCGAAGACTTCAAAAGGCAGCTCGATACAGAGCTCAAAACCATCAAGGACAACCACGCCCGCTCATTCCACGCAGCCGTGACCGCCGGCAACACCCCAACCGAACTCCGCAAGCTCGGACTCACAGATCCACGCACCACCAAACGCGCCCCACGAACCCGCCCTCAAGCCAACTCACCAGCAGCCTTACCGGCCGAACACCACGAATCCGAAGACCACCACGAGCACCAGTGAACCCCCGGCCCCACGATCCACACCGACGCACAGCCAGGAGAAGAACATGAGCCAAAACCACACCACATGGAAACCACTCACCGACTCTGAACTTCACGAGATCCAAGCGCACCGGCCCTCGGTGCGCAGCACCGAAGCCTCCTACCTACTCCAATCCATCGCCAGCGGATCCATCGAAGAACCCACCAGCCTGTACCCACGGCTAGCGGCACTGATCACCAGCTCACCCCTCGTGCGCGACCAAGTCACCCTCGACGCCACCCAAACGCCCGCGAAATCTGGGGTCCTTCAAGACCTGCACAACACAGCGCCGGCCACACACCAGCAGAACCTCGCGCTGCCGGCGGCCGTCACGTACGCAGCCCAAGGCAACTACCGAGCAGCCATGCCACTGATCAACAACATCCCCACCCATGATGCCGACGGCCCTTGGCGAGAAACCATCACCCAAGCCCGCCTCACCATGGCATCCCCCGAAGCCTTTAAAACAACAGTCATCGATTCCTTCGCAGCCGACTTGCCGCCGCGCCTCGAAGTCGCCGACGCCGTGTACGACCGGAACAAGTACCGCCAAGCGTCCTTCCCCGCCGGCCGAGACACGGACGCCACTGGCATCACGCCAAAACATGAACCACCCACACCCGATACCGGCAACGAACTCGAAAAGTAAACGGCCACGAACCGGCTGGCCATCAGCGTCAACGAAAAACAGGAGAAAACATCATGGAACGAACCCCCATGAGCCCCGTCGAGAAGGCCTTCGGCGCCGCCATTAAAGAACACGAAGCAGCACAAACCAGGCCCGTGACCCCGATTCCTGATCTACGCATCGGACCACCACCAGCCCAAACCGCCACACCCGATAAAGGTCAGGAAGACAAGTGAGTTACCCCCTGGCAGAACCAGCAGAACTCGCTGCCCTCGTCCCACAACTCATCGAATTCCGACCCGACGACCGGCACGTCGTCATCTTCGGCTTCGGAGACCGTGAGGACGACCAGTTCGTCACCTTCGACATCTCCCCCACCAACACTGAAGAATCCCAACACTTCTCAGAACAAGCAGCCAATACACTCCAGATCATCGGCCGCTACGACTGCCACCCCAACATGATCACCATTGCTTCCTACGGCGAACACGGCAAAGCCCGCGCACATGCCGTCGAAGACGGACTACGCACACAACTCGACGCCGGGCAAAACCCGTCCATCATCCAGCTGCATATCGACCTCGCAGCTCAAACCGTGGAAACATACCTCCCCAACCTCGACGAATGGACCCTCCCGGAGCCGATCAAATCCGAAAGAGTCGACGCCGTTGGCGCGCTCCTCGGAAGCTCGCCAGCAGCCAGCCTCGATGACGCGAAAAATGCGTACGAACACACCGGCATCAGCGTCTGGCAACCACTGCCCGCCGCCGAAATCGACGCCATCAACAACCAAAAACACGTCGACCGCGGAACCGAAGCACTCAGCATCCTGGACCGCCTCGCCACACCCGGTGAACACCCCCGAGACACTGACTACCCGCGCCTAGCAGCCCTCATGGACAGTTCAACACTCATTCGTGACCTCGTCATCACCCACGACACCGCGTCACGACCACAAGCCGAAGTGCTCCGCCAGGCATTCCTCGCCTGCCCACCCGAATACGTCGGGCTCCTCGGAGCCGTCGGAGGCATCAAGCACTACACCGCCGGCGACGTCATCGGCGGCAAACAACTAGCCCTCCAAGTGCCACCCAACCACCCCGACGCGTCCATCGCGGGAATGGTCAGCACCGCTGTCGAAGCCGGCTTCCCGCCCCACAAACTGCAAGACCTTCTCAACAACGTGAACGCCGGCCTCGGCACAACCCTCCGCGAAGCCGACCTCCTCGCGGACCGCAACAAGACCAAACGAGCCAACTTCCCCGAAACCGGCCGCACCACCAACCAAGCCAGCCCCCAACAACCAGGCACCACCACCCAGCAATCATCCAAAGAAAAAGATGCCGGCAACGAAAAATAACCACACCCAACAAGAAAAGGGCAGTTCTCGCGCGCGAGAACTGCCCTTTTGAACACCAACTAGGGGTTACGAAACGCTGCCCCCTGCACACACGTGGACGGCCTGAGACTCCTCAAAGGTCTCCACCCGCCCACCCGTGCACAGCAGGACCCAGACCGACCGGCCGCACACACCCCGCACGACACCACAGGCTATCCTCTTCCGGACACGAGCGCGGGGCATGCACGGACCTCTGAACAGCCCAATACGATGTCCGAACAGCGGTAGTTCGTCATAAACAAAACCCCCTCTAGGAGCCACGAAGGAAGACCTATATAACAGGAGAAAATCACTGCAACCCGATTGAGGATGATGAGAAGAATTACCACGATCTTGAGCGACTGGAAGCAAAAGAATCAGATCTTAGCCACGATTCTCATTGCCCTAGTCAGCGTCGTCACCCTAACCACAATTGCGTTTCTCATCCTCAATTGCTTAGTAAGCCCTGAAACCCTGCTTGGAACTAGCTCAAGAACAGCGACAACAACTGATCCCAACGGTGCGAAAACCACAGTAGAAGAAACCCTTTCCTCAACGACACCACGGTTCGAAATACTCAAAACCGCCCTCACTATCGGAGCCGGAATCAGCGCCCTCGGAATACTCGCACTGAGCTACCGAAAACAGAAAGACCTCGAAGACAGTCATTTCGTAGAACGATTCGGAGCAGCCGCCGAACAACTCGGACACACCGACCCTGCCGTACGCCTAGCTGGCGTCTACGCCATGACCACCGTCGCGAACCAATACAGCAACTTCGACCAACGCCAACAATGCATCGACGTCCTCTGCGGCTACCTCCGCCTCCCCTACAACCCCCAGGATCAAGAACCCCACCAAGCGAAACTAAAGATCACCAATCCACCCAGCCCACCTCAAACCACCTCCATCTCCGAAACCGAATTTACATACCGACAAGACGACAGCGAAGTCCGCAACACCATCCTTAGAACCATAGCCAGCCACGTCCACCACGATGCGAAAACATCCTGGTCAAAACACGATTTCGACCTAACCGGCGCCTACTTGGATGGAGGAAACTTCGACCGCGCTCAGTTCAGCGGGAATAACACCACGTTCGCCGGAGCCCAATTCAACGGGAAAACCACCTCGTTCGTCGAAGCCCACTTCAACGGGAAAACCACCTCGTTCGACCGCGCTCAATTCAGCGGGAAAAACACCACGTTCGCCGGAGCCCACTTCAACGGGGAAAACACCTCGTTCGCCGGAGCCCAATTCAACGGAGAAAACACCGCGTTCATCAGCGCCCAATTCAACGGAGAAAACACCGCGTTCACCAGCGCACAATTCAACGCGAAAACCACCTGGTTCAACCGCGCTCAATTCAGCGCGAAAACCACCTCGTTCGGCGGAGCCCACTTCAACGGGAAAACCACCACGTTCGGCGGAGCCCACTTCAACGGGAAAACCACCTCGTTCGGCGGAGCCCACTTCAACGGGAAAACCACCACGTTCGTCGGAGCCCACTTCAACGGGAAAACCACCTCGTTCAACCGCGCTCAATTCAACAGGGGAAACGTCTCATTTCAGTCTGAGTTCCGGTCCACTAAAACAGACTTCTCCCTTGCAGATTTCACCGCTGATGTATCGTTTGAGGGCTCGACTATCGGTACTGGTGAAATAGTCACCGATTGGAACGCAAACAAAGGATCACAACCAGCAAACGTACGACCAACGCACTGGCCTCCAACCGCGGTTTCCCAAAACCAGTCTTGACACAAGTTGAGGCGCTCCAAGGCTTCAGGGAATATTTTTCGGGTTTCGGTAACAGAGATCGTGACAACCTAGGTTCGCAAGCACTCCACATGACACCCATATGGCAACTCTCCGCCGGGCGATTTGATTACTCAAAGTTTTCCGGCGACGAACGCGGGCAACGAAACAAATCGGCATTTGCGGCGAACTTGCGCACCACTGCCCTTCTGTTCCGAAAGGGCCGCATTCCGCTGAGTACAAACCACTGAACGTGCGGACGGGCTATCTGCAACTAACAGACTCTGTCACTCACAGAGTCTGTTAGTTGCAGAGTCA
This portion of the Neomicrococcus lactis genome encodes:
- a CDS encoding relaxase/mobilization nuclease domain-containing protein, which encodes MIPNITRGDRMAGLMAYLVGPGRSNEHENPHLVAGDDRVLMAVEHEGELSSYDAFEIASVLSQPQRVHGTKVESPVSVWDEELGKNVRVGSTRSEVWHCSLSLAAEEGKIDDAKWSMIANEFVNRMGFIDPDGAKSSRWAAVHHGASKNGNDHIHMVVQMVREDGTKANVHNDFYRSQQVCRELEKEFGLQQLESQEKGLGLAGDKPAERTRATREAAPQSAPFELRRRMRAALATSSTEAQYVQRLLDLGVRVAPSFEKGSRTQVRGYKVAIAGAKNEDGHTIWYTPSKLDRTLGWPQIQQRFGGREHDEAVAALVSLHNVKDVPAPRMKLHGFDPIRAERLMSGKTGPDTLANIYARVSMQLEKDRPGAFARLSENYARAAQGRGNAAYAVRIGARFASKDSTRGWLAVIQQANRLGRAMTATQLMTERPRLARSTAALLEHANRTLETATTSTITDRPFDYRLGRYRDTGRGHGL
- the mobC gene encoding plasmid mobilization relaxosome protein MobC: MDRKRQANVTGGRPIRREVKLSVAEDAALRVAAASMGVTVPRLLKESALSASRGETVTERHELIKELFLVQRGIAAVGNNINQIARAANATGEISEELQGSLAYARGVLKRMDVVLESLSLDGGQS
- a CDS encoding DUF4192 family protein: MSYPLAEPAELAALVPQLIEFRPDDRHVVIFGFGDREDDQFVTFDISPTNTEESQHFSEQAANTLQIIGRYDCHPNMITIASYGEHGKARAHAVEDGLRTQLDAGQNPSIIQLHIDLAAQTVETYLPNLDEWTLPEPIKSERVDAVGALLGSSPAASLDDAKNAYEHTGISVWQPLPAAEIDAINNQKHVDRGTEALSILDRLATPGEHPRDTDYPRLAALMDSSTLIRDLVITHDTASRPQAEVLRQAFLACPPEYVGLLGAVGGIKHYTAGDVIGGKQLALQVPPNHPDASIAGMVSTAVEAGFPPHKLQDLLNNVNAGLGTTLREADLLADRNKTKRANFPETGRTTNQASPQQPGTTTQQSSKEKDAGNEK
- a CDS encoding pentapeptide repeat-containing protein, yielding MSDWKQKNQILATILIALVSVVTLTTIAFLILNCLVSPETLLGTSSRTATTTDPNGAKTTVEETLSSTTPRFEILKTALTIGAGISALGILALSYRKQKDLEDSHFVERFGAAAEQLGHTDPAVRLAGVYAMTTVANQYSNFDQRQQCIDVLCGYLRLPYNPQDQEPHQAKLKITNPPSPPQTTSISETEFTYRQDDSEVRNTILRTIASHVHHDAKTSWSKHDFDLTGAYLDGGNFDRAQFSGNNTTFAGAQFNGKTTSFVEAHFNGKTTSFDRAQFSGKNTTFAGAHFNGENTSFAGAQFNGENTAFISAQFNGENTAFTSAQFNAKTTWFNRAQFSAKTTSFGGAHFNGKTTTFGGAHFNGKTTSFGGAHFNGKTTTFVGAHFNGKTTSFNRAQFNRGNVSFQSEFRSTKTDFSLADFTADVSFEGSTIGTGEIVTDWNANKGSQPANVRPTHWPPTAVSQNQS